One Corynebacterium uterequi DNA segment encodes these proteins:
- a CDS encoding ATP-binding protein → MTWTMRQVLETLEELKRSKDATMAVECRRARSEMPLDLGPTLCAFANMPAGGVILFGVSEAEGYTITGAANPRQLFAQVADYTQQFIEPAPELRESYLSSGGFDVLVVEVHPLDPESKPATIEGRSYLRRPDGNFLLGPSDVRMLEIAALPSDERVDHGSRPVTGTSTALLDSSLVAAYLAAVRRDSPRMATVDDAQVLAATGITDVAGNITVAGLYALGFYPQGRIRGLGATGVVELPHDATEASTQRVQRFEGPLPVLLHDMCQWIEDSLQATRTPADGKSSDTTDIPASAIRELVANALLHRDISPLSEASGKEVTVKVTSQALVIENPGGLHGVSIDQLSGHERFQAAANPRLYEIVRRLHTDDGRPVIESEGAGIHSIFEATRDINLCPPRMEDTGVMFRALLLRSPRIDGQELVWVEDLPGFASTGQKELYVSLRRGHSWTKTEWIRHRASVPSAMGVGEVDTLVAWGLIRVDGDRIVLTGPSVTDNATSAGADALDAVGGTEGLRNLGRNVPAVYRALADGELSVRDVQQRTGLTTGQVRYSLKPLVHKGLVEMIGGQGARATTYRLATES, encoded by the coding sequence ATGACGTGGACGATGCGGCAGGTGCTGGAGACTCTCGAGGAACTCAAACGCTCCAAGGACGCCACCATGGCCGTGGAATGCAGACGAGCGCGCTCAGAAATGCCGCTCGACCTCGGGCCAACCCTGTGTGCCTTCGCCAACATGCCCGCCGGAGGGGTCATCCTGTTCGGAGTCAGCGAGGCGGAAGGCTACACCATCACGGGAGCGGCCAACCCTCGCCAGTTATTTGCCCAGGTAGCCGACTACACTCAGCAGTTCATCGAACCGGCGCCGGAACTGCGGGAGTCCTATCTCAGCAGTGGAGGGTTCGACGTTCTCGTCGTCGAAGTCCATCCCTTGGACCCGGAAAGCAAACCCGCCACCATTGAGGGCAGGTCCTACCTTCGCCGGCCCGACGGCAACTTTCTCCTCGGCCCCAGCGACGTTCGCATGCTCGAGATAGCGGCGCTGCCCAGCGACGAGCGCGTCGACCACGGCAGCCGTCCGGTGACCGGCACCAGCACAGCGTTACTCGACTCCTCGCTGGTGGCGGCCTATCTTGCGGCCGTCCGGCGAGACAGCCCCAGGATGGCGACCGTCGACGACGCCCAGGTGCTGGCCGCCACCGGCATCACAGACGTCGCCGGGAACATCACCGTCGCCGGGCTTTATGCTCTGGGTTTCTACCCTCAAGGGCGCATCCGCGGACTCGGCGCCACAGGCGTCGTCGAACTGCCTCACGACGCCACCGAGGCGAGCACGCAGAGAGTGCAGCGCTTCGAGGGCCCACTGCCCGTGCTGCTGCACGACATGTGCCAGTGGATTGAGGACAGTTTGCAGGCTACTCGAACGCCCGCCGACGGGAAGTCGTCGGACACCACCGACATCCCGGCGTCGGCGATTCGTGAGCTCGTTGCCAACGCCCTTCTTCACCGAGACATCAGCCCGCTGAGTGAGGCGTCCGGAAAGGAGGTCACGGTGAAGGTCACCAGCCAGGCGCTCGTCATCGAGAACCCCGGCGGCCTCCACGGAGTGTCCATCGATCAGCTATCGGGCCACGAGCGGTTCCAAGCGGCGGCGAATCCGCGCCTTTACGAGATCGTCCGGCGGCTTCACACCGACGACGGCCGACCAGTAATCGAGAGCGAAGGGGCCGGGATTCACTCCATCTTTGAAGCTACGCGCGACATTAATCTGTGCCCGCCGCGAATGGAGGACACCGGCGTGATGTTTCGTGCTCTTCTCCTACGCAGTCCGCGCATAGACGGCCAGGAGTTGGTGTGGGTGGAGGATCTTCCCGGTTTCGCTTCGACCGGGCAAAAGGAACTCTACGTGTCGCTTAGACGCGGCCATTCCTGGACGAAGACCGAGTGGATCCGCCATCGGGCGTCTGTTCCGTCCGCGATGGGTGTCGGCGAGGTGGACACGTTGGTCGCATGGGGACTTATCCGAGTTGACGGCGACCGGATCGTGCTCACCGGCCCCAGTGTCACCGACAATGCGACGTCGGCGGGTGCTGACGCCCTGGACGCAGTGGGAGGCACGGAGGGCTTGAGAAACCTGGGCAGGAATGTTCCTGCTGTCTACCGCGCGCTGGCCGACGGGGAACTGTCGGTGCGCGATGTGCAACAGCGGACGGGGTTGACCACTGGTCAGGTTCGGTACAGTCTGAAGCCGCTGGTGCACAAGGGGCTGGTGGAGATGATCGGTGGTCAGGGGGCACGGGCCACGACGTACCGGCTGGCCACGGAGTCTTAG
- the trxA gene encoding thioredoxin, translating into MSAPITVTQDTFRSTVIESTTPVVVDFWAPWCGPCRKLTPMLEDIAAELGDAVTIAKVNVDEERMLGAMYQIMSIPALLIFKDGQKVDEIIGLRSKADIIATINDHL; encoded by the coding sequence ATGAGCGCACCCATCACCGTCACCCAGGACACGTTCCGCTCCACCGTCATCGAGTCGACCACGCCCGTCGTCGTCGACTTCTGGGCGCCGTGGTGCGGGCCCTGCCGCAAGCTGACCCCCATGCTCGAAGACATCGCCGCCGAACTCGGCGACGCCGTGACCATCGCCAAGGTCAACGTCGACGAGGAACGCATGCTCGGCGCCATGTACCAGATCATGTCCATCCCCGCGCTGCTCATCTTCAAAGACGGCCAGAAAGTGGACGAGATCATCGGCTTGCGCTCCAAAGCCGACATTATCGCTACAATTAACGATCACCTGTAA
- a CDS encoding ParA family protein: MNDLQWDDTPIAAAARRAAEVLSPGRLTLPKPPAPRLVTVANQKGGVGKTTTSVNMAASLAHHGLKVLVVDLDPQGNAATALGVNHRAGTTSSYELIIGEAQPEDAIQPTEVDNLYCIPATLDLAGAEIELVSMVRREYRLADALRKGHVREEGFDYIFIDCPPSLGLLTINAMSAVDEILIPIQCEYYALEGVGQLLGNITMIREHLNPRLHISAILMTMYDGRTRLSEEVASEVRNQFGDVVLKNQIPRNIKISEAPSYGQTVIDYDPGSRGAFAYLDAAREFATRGDYVPHATTGPIGVSPETRELLDSEHSADSAPHES, from the coding sequence ATGAATGATCTCCAGTGGGACGATACCCCGATCGCCGCAGCCGCCCGACGGGCCGCAGAGGTCTTGTCGCCTGGTCGTTTGACGCTGCCCAAGCCGCCGGCGCCCCGGCTGGTGACGGTGGCGAATCAGAAAGGCGGCGTCGGTAAGACCACGACGTCGGTGAATATGGCCGCCTCCTTGGCCCACCACGGCCTGAAGGTGCTGGTAGTGGATCTGGACCCGCAGGGCAACGCCGCCACCGCACTGGGAGTCAACCACCGGGCGGGGACCACGTCGAGCTACGAGCTCATCATCGGCGAAGCCCAGCCAGAGGACGCCATCCAGCCCACCGAGGTGGACAATCTCTACTGCATCCCGGCGACGCTCGACCTCGCCGGCGCCGAAATCGAGCTGGTATCCATGGTGCGCCGCGAATACCGGCTAGCCGACGCGCTACGCAAGGGCCACGTCCGCGAGGAAGGCTTCGACTACATCTTCATCGACTGCCCGCCGTCGCTGGGCCTGCTGACGATCAACGCCATGTCGGCCGTCGACGAGATCCTCATCCCCATCCAATGCGAGTACTACGCCCTCGAAGGCGTAGGCCAGCTGCTGGGCAACATCACCATGATCCGGGAGCACCTCAACCCCCGGCTGCACATCTCCGCCATCCTCATGACCATGTACGACGGGCGCACCCGCCTCTCCGAGGAAGTAGCCAGCGAGGTCCGCAACCAATTCGGCGACGTCGTGCTCAAAAACCAGATCCCGCGAAACATCAAGATCTCGGAGGCCCCCAGCTACGGCCAGACCGTCATCGACTACGACCCCGGATCCCGCGGGGCCTTCGCCTACCTCGACGCCGCCCGCGAGTTCGCCACCCGCGGTGACTACGTTCCCCACGCGACGACGGGCCCCATCGGCGTCAGCCCCGAGACGCGGGAGCTGCTGGACTCTGAACACTCCGCCGACTCGGCCCCGCACGAATCCTAA
- the trxB gene encoding thioredoxin-disulfide reductase, whose amino-acid sequence MTDTLHDVAIIGSGPAGYTAALYAARAELKPIVFEGYEYGGELMNTTEVENYPGFQNGIMGPELMEEMRAQAIRFGADLRMELVDSVDLTGEVKTIRVGDDVYRAKAVILATGAAPRQLGVPGEQALGGRGVSYCATCDGFFFKNQHIAVVGGGDTAMTDALFLATFASKVTIIHRRDEFRASPVMVERARQHDSIDFATNKVVASVNEADGKVGSLTLRDTVTGDTSELDATAMFVAIGHDPRTGILGGQLPLTEQGYVVVEAPSTRTAIPGVFACGDLVDDHYQQAVTAAGSGCKAALDAQAFLADLPTA is encoded by the coding sequence ATGACTGACACGCTTCACGACGTCGCGATCATCGGATCCGGCCCGGCCGGTTACACCGCGGCGCTGTACGCCGCCCGCGCCGAGCTGAAGCCCATCGTCTTCGAGGGTTACGAGTACGGCGGCGAGCTGATGAACACCACCGAGGTGGAGAATTACCCCGGCTTCCAGAACGGCATCATGGGCCCGGAGCTCATGGAGGAAATGCGGGCCCAGGCCATCCGCTTCGGCGCTGATCTGCGCATGGAGCTCGTCGACTCCGTGGATCTCACCGGCGAGGTGAAGACCATCCGCGTCGGCGACGACGTGTATCGCGCCAAGGCCGTCATCCTCGCCACCGGCGCCGCCCCGCGCCAGCTCGGCGTCCCGGGGGAGCAAGCCCTCGGCGGGCGCGGCGTGTCCTACTGCGCTACCTGCGACGGCTTCTTCTTCAAGAACCAGCACATCGCCGTCGTCGGCGGCGGCGACACCGCCATGACCGACGCCCTCTTCCTCGCCACCTTCGCGTCGAAGGTCACCATCATCCATCGCCGCGACGAGTTCCGCGCCTCCCCGGTCATGGTCGAGCGGGCCCGCCAGCACGACTCGATCGACTTCGCCACCAACAAGGTCGTCGCCTCCGTTAACGAAGCCGACGGCAAGGTCGGATCCCTCACCCTGCGCGACACCGTCACCGGCGACACCAGCGAGCTCGACGCCACGGCCATGTTCGTCGCCATTGGGCACGACCCGCGCACGGGCATCCTCGGCGGCCAGCTGCCGCTCACCGAGCAGGGCTACGTCGTCGTCGAGGCACCCTCCACCCGCACCGCCATCCCGGGCGTCTTCGCCTGCGGCGACCTCGTCGACGACCACTACCAGCAGGCCGTCACCGCCGCCGGCTCGGGATGCAAGGCGGCCCTCGACGCGCAGGCCTTCCTCGCGGACCTGCCGACCGCCTAA
- a CDS encoding ParB/RepB/Spo0J family partition protein gives MSNKPRKGGLGRGLGALIPSGPGPGAGDAPRPRLGAGAADVIFGETTRPQSGDRIKGAPIFTGDSEKASRSIHKAVAVDDAEDYGASYAELPIGSITPNARNPRRVFDADELAELVHSIKEVGLLQPVVVRKISDGYELIMGERRWRAAAKAGLKRIPAIVREAADDTMLRDALLENIHRVQLNPLEEAAAYQQLLEEFGVTQAELAERLGRSRPVITNTIRLMQLPVGVQSRVAAGVLSAGHARALLGVKVDDATDAQEHLADRIIREGLSVRATEEAVTILNRDGHTAPEKKKRQPQPQPEYATAAAERLADSWDTKVSVLVGKRKGKIVVEFGDQEDLQRLLALMNQG, from the coding sequence GTGTCTAACAAGCCCCGCAAAGGTGGTCTCGGTCGCGGGCTCGGTGCTCTGATCCCTTCGGGCCCAGGCCCCGGAGCGGGCGACGCGCCCCGGCCCCGGCTTGGGGCGGGGGCAGCCGATGTCATCTTCGGCGAGACCACACGTCCACAGTCCGGAGACCGGATTAAAGGCGCACCCATTTTCACCGGCGACTCCGAGAAAGCCTCGCGCAGCATCCACAAAGCCGTCGCCGTCGACGACGCCGAGGACTACGGCGCCTCCTACGCCGAACTGCCCATCGGCTCCATCACCCCCAACGCCCGGAACCCGCGACGGGTGTTCGACGCCGACGAACTCGCCGAACTCGTCCACTCCATCAAGGAAGTCGGCCTGCTGCAGCCCGTCGTCGTCCGCAAAATCAGCGACGGCTACGAACTCATCATGGGCGAACGACGGTGGCGCGCGGCCGCCAAAGCCGGACTCAAGCGCATCCCGGCCATCGTCCGCGAAGCAGCCGACGACACCATGCTGCGCGACGCGCTGCTGGAAAACATTCACCGCGTCCAACTCAACCCCCTCGAAGAAGCTGCGGCATACCAGCAGCTCCTGGAGGAATTCGGAGTCACCCAAGCCGAACTCGCCGAACGCCTAGGCCGATCCCGCCCCGTCATCACCAACACGATCCGGCTCATGCAACTGCCCGTCGGCGTGCAATCCCGCGTGGCCGCCGGCGTACTCTCGGCCGGCCACGCGCGGGCCCTCCTCGGCGTCAAGGTCGACGACGCAACCGACGCCCAAGAACACCTCGCCGACCGCATCATCCGGGAAGGACTCTCCGTCCGCGCCACCGAAGAAGCCGTCACCATCCTCAACCGCGACGGCCACACCGCCCCCGAAAAGAAGAAACGGCAACCCCAGCCCCAGCCGGAATACGCCACGGCGGCCGCGGAACGCTTGGCCGATTCCTGGGACACGAAGGTCTCCGTCCTCGTGGGCAAGCGCAAAGGCAAGATCGTCGTCGAATTCGGCGACCAGGAGGACCTACAGCGCCTGCTCGCGCTCATGAACCAGGGATAG
- a CDS encoding N-acetylmuramoyl-L-alanine amidase, with translation MSRDLRVGDSSPRVAEARSTLARLGYYNGDAETEVADWKARTFHEDEKIFDFELADTLRAFQQSRGIIPTGVLDQTTLRELRHASYTLGVRVLSFQPNNELIGDDVAQLQKQLQELGFYSHRVDGQFGRQTHEAVATYQLNYGLTDDGVCGPDTLRALSLLGRRITGGSPQAIRERESVRSAGPQLAGKRVVIDPALGGANKGLTVKGRYGLISEEELLWDLASRIEGRMIAAGMETIISRPRTDDLSAADRADIANAFGADVMISLNCDHYYNDKANGVATFYFGSLVGASSMTGETLSGFIQREIVARTRLQNCGNHARTWKLLRLTDMPTIEVVLGYLTNPGDVEVLTDPAMRDRIAEAIVVSVKRLYLLDDDQQPTGTFDFAALLRSEGR, from the coding sequence GTGAGTAGGGACCTTCGAGTCGGAGACTCCAGTCCCCGGGTGGCTGAAGCACGCTCCACCCTGGCCCGTCTTGGTTATTACAACGGCGACGCCGAAACCGAAGTCGCCGACTGGAAGGCCCGAACCTTCCACGAAGACGAGAAGATCTTCGACTTCGAATTGGCCGACACGCTGCGGGCCTTCCAACAATCCCGCGGCATCATCCCCACGGGCGTACTAGACCAGACCACGCTGCGGGAACTGCGCCACGCCTCCTACACCCTCGGGGTGCGGGTCTTAAGCTTCCAGCCGAACAACGAGCTCATCGGCGACGACGTCGCCCAGCTGCAAAAACAGCTCCAAGAGCTCGGGTTCTACTCCCACCGCGTCGACGGGCAATTCGGGCGCCAAACCCACGAGGCCGTCGCGACCTACCAGCTCAACTACGGGCTGACCGACGACGGCGTCTGCGGCCCCGACACGCTGCGCGCCCTGTCGCTGCTCGGCCGGCGCATCACCGGCGGCTCCCCGCAGGCGATCCGCGAACGGGAATCCGTTCGGTCGGCCGGCCCCCAGCTCGCCGGAAAGCGCGTGGTGATCGACCCGGCTCTCGGCGGCGCCAACAAGGGCCTCACCGTCAAGGGCCGCTACGGGCTCATCTCCGAAGAGGAACTGCTCTGGGACCTGGCGAGCCGTATCGAGGGGCGGATGATCGCCGCGGGCATGGAGACCATCATCTCCCGCCCGCGCACCGACGACCTCTCCGCCGCCGACCGCGCGGACATCGCCAACGCTTTCGGCGCCGACGTGATGATCTCGCTGAACTGCGATCACTACTACAACGACAAGGCCAACGGCGTCGCCACGTTCTACTTCGGTTCCCTCGTTGGGGCTTCGTCCATGACTGGCGAGACCCTTTCTGGCTTCATCCAGCGTGAGATCGTCGCCCGCACGCGGCTGCAGAACTGCGGCAACCACGCCCGCACGTGGAAGCTGCTGCGGCTCACGGACATGCCCACCATCGAGGTGGTGCTGGGGTATCTCACCAACCCCGGTGACGTGGAGGTTCTCACCGACCCCGCGATGCGCGACCGCATCGCCGAGGCCATCGTGGTTTCCGTGAAAAGGCTCTACCTGCTCGACGACGATCAGCAGCCGACCGGCACCTTCGATTTCGCCGCTCTTCTGCGGTCAGAGGGGCGCTAG
- a CDS encoding RNA polymerase sigma factor — translation MGSPYSGRPNRPTRPASSGQEATDAELVATYLEGNARAFSTIVTRHRSRLKSIAWRYANSRYDVEDIVQESWLKAATNLSRYRAEAALTTWLHRIVANEGYDFQRRRSRHETPVLDDAERFAVTPASLVTEPHAAADAALLLETLLKQLSPEQRDALLLVDGQGYSIEEAAQRLGTRPGTVKSRRSRARQILRSAYPDDG, via the coding sequence GTGGGATCACCGTATTCAGGAAGGCCGAACAGGCCGACGCGGCCCGCGTCGTCGGGCCAGGAAGCGACCGACGCCGAGCTGGTCGCCACCTATTTGGAAGGCAACGCTCGCGCCTTCAGCACCATCGTCACCAGGCATCGATCCCGGCTGAAATCCATCGCCTGGCGCTATGCCAATAGCCGGTACGACGTCGAGGACATCGTCCAGGAGTCGTGGCTCAAGGCGGCCACGAACCTCTCGCGCTACCGCGCTGAGGCTGCCCTGACCACCTGGCTTCACCGCATCGTGGCCAACGAGGGCTACGACTTCCAGCGTCGTCGCAGCCGCCACGAAACCCCGGTGCTCGACGACGCGGAACGCTTCGCTGTCACCCCCGCGTCGCTCGTCACCGAGCCCCACGCCGCTGCCGACGCGGCCCTGCTCCTGGAAACGCTACTGAAACAACTCAGCCCCGAGCAGCGCGACGCCCTGCTGCTCGTCGACGGCCAGGGGTACTCCATCGAGGAGGCGGCGCAACGGCTGGGTACCCGGCCCGGAACGGTGAAGTCGCGCCGCTCCCGCGCCCGGCAGATACTGCGCTCTGCCTACCCCGACGACGGGTGA
- the yidD gene encoding membrane protein insertion efficiency factor YidD encodes MRNVDGEQLPQPRGLPARVGVRAVRFYQRHLSGLKPAATCRFVPTCSAYTLEAITRYGLFRGSLMGMIRLAQCGPWHPGGYDPVPERSLTD; translated from the coding sequence ATGCGCAACGTCGACGGCGAACAGCTCCCGCAACCGCGCGGACTACCAGCCCGCGTCGGAGTGCGGGCCGTGCGGTTCTACCAGCGCCACCTGTCCGGCCTGAAACCGGCGGCGACGTGCCGCTTCGTGCCCACGTGCAGCGCCTACACCCTGGAGGCCATCACCCGATACGGCCTGTTTCGAGGCAGCCTCATGGGTATGATCCGGTTGGCGCAGTGCGGCCCCTGGCACCCCGGCGGGTACGATCCTGTTCCGGAGCGCTCGCTCACCGATTAA
- the rsmG gene encoding 16S rRNA (guanine(527)-N(7))-methyltransferase RsmG, with translation MSEPVLSSPPEVAGTVFGDRLDKAVAYHELLATDGSTRGFIGPREVPRLWQRHLLNCAVIGEAFEAEAAIVDIGSGAGLPGIPLAIAREDLRITLVEPLLKRATFLGEVTQALGLSNVTVIRGRAEEPALRRRLAADFVTSRAVAPLGKLAGWSLPLAKIGGSMVAMKGSSVHEELQRDAELIRAAGGGEATVFTVGDTLLEEPTTLIRIPRVS, from the coding sequence ATGAGCGAGCCTGTGCTGTCCTCCCCGCCAGAAGTTGCCGGCACCGTCTTCGGCGACCGGTTGGACAAGGCCGTGGCCTACCACGAACTACTCGCCACCGACGGCTCCACCCGCGGCTTCATCGGCCCCCGCGAGGTACCCCGGCTGTGGCAGCGCCACCTGCTCAACTGCGCCGTCATCGGGGAGGCGTTCGAGGCGGAGGCGGCAATCGTCGACATCGGATCCGGCGCCGGTCTGCCGGGCATCCCGCTCGCGATCGCTCGAGAAGACCTGCGCATCACGCTCGTCGAACCGCTGCTCAAGCGGGCGACCTTCCTCGGCGAGGTCACCCAGGCCCTGGGGTTGAGCAATGTGACGGTCATTCGTGGCCGGGCGGAGGAGCCCGCACTTCGCCGGCGGCTGGCGGCGGACTTCGTGACGTCGCGCGCCGTCGCACCCTTGGGTAAGCTCGCCGGGTGGTCCCTCCCGCTGGCTAAAATAGGTGGGTCCATGGTGGCGATGAAGGGCTCGTCAGTGCACGAGGAACTTCAGCGCGACGCCGAGCTCATCCGCGCCGCCGGGGGCGGTGAGGCCACCGTCTTCACCGTCGGAGACACCCTGCTTGAAGAACCCACCACCCTTATTCGAATTCCCCGGGTGAGCTGA
- the yidC gene encoding membrane protein insertase YidC: MLNFIYYPISAVMWFWREALTFLGMNANAGVTWLLAIVLLTATIKALLVYPMVQSLRSSRKMQELTPKIQAVRERYKNDKTKLAEETQKVYKDAGFNPLSSCIPMFVQIPVFIGIFHVLRSFNRTGTAAGGLGLTVEENRAIGNYIFSAEDVRSFLDAEIFGVPLSVAIGTPTEQFAAYGTDFTRLDVAYVAVPFIVLIVLFTHFNARYTLNRQHTRQASGKAPQPTGDNAEMMQMQQQMMGKMMLWVFPAMTIMTGYLWAIGLLAYMLTNTVWTFVQTRLVYKKMDKEEEEEIARREKVKAELAPVVNARTVDKRSKKQRKAEQEAQQLAEQQAKERALKQRQAAQRARSQSKKKKKN; encoded by the coding sequence GTGCTCAATTTCATTTACTACCCCATCTCAGCCGTGATGTGGTTCTGGCGCGAAGCGCTGACCTTCCTCGGCATGAACGCCAACGCGGGCGTCACGTGGCTACTGGCTATCGTGTTGCTCACCGCCACCATTAAGGCGCTCCTCGTCTACCCGATGGTGCAATCGCTGCGATCGAGCCGCAAGATGCAAGAACTCACCCCGAAGATTCAGGCGGTGCGGGAGCGGTACAAGAACGACAAGACGAAACTCGCCGAAGAGACCCAAAAGGTCTACAAGGACGCCGGCTTTAATCCGCTGTCGAGCTGCATCCCCATGTTCGTGCAGATCCCGGTGTTCATCGGTATCTTCCACGTCCTTCGCTCCTTCAACCGGACCGGCACCGCCGCTGGCGGCCTCGGGCTGACCGTTGAGGAAAACCGCGCAATCGGTAACTACATCTTCTCCGCCGAGGACGTGCGTTCCTTCCTCGACGCGGAAATCTTCGGCGTTCCGCTGTCGGTGGCCATCGGCACCCCGACGGAACAGTTCGCCGCCTACGGCACGGACTTCACCCGCCTCGACGTCGCCTACGTCGCCGTGCCCTTCATCGTGCTCATCGTGCTCTTCACGCACTTCAACGCCCGCTACACGCTCAATCGCCAGCACACCCGCCAGGCCTCCGGCAAGGCCCCGCAGCCGACGGGCGATAACGCGGAAATGATGCAGATGCAGCAGCAGATGATGGGCAAGATGATGCTGTGGGTCTTCCCCGCCATGACCATCATGACCGGTTACCTGTGGGCCATCGGCCTGCTGGCGTACATGCTCACCAACACCGTGTGGACCTTCGTCCAAACCCGCCTCGTGTACAAGAAGATGGACAAGGAAGAAGAAGAGGAGATCGCCCGACGCGAAAAGGTGAAGGCGGAACTCGCTCCGGTTGTCAATGCCCGAACGGTGGATAAGCGCTCGAAGAAACAACGCAAGGCCGAACAGGAAGCGCAGCAGCTCGCCGAGCAGCAAGCCAAGGAACGCGCTCTGAAGCAGCGCCAGGCTGCGCAGCGGGCACGGTCGCAAAGCAAGAAGAAAAAGAAGAACTAA